One window from the genome of Musa acuminata AAA Group cultivar baxijiao chromosome BXJ1-4, Cavendish_Baxijiao_AAA, whole genome shotgun sequence encodes:
- the LOC135651910 gene encoding probable serine/threonine-protein kinase WNK5 isoform X3, with protein sequence MVVYRAFDELNGTEVAWNQAKLSEVIRSPEALQRLYSEVHLLSSLCHESIIKFHASWIDAANRTFNFITEMFTSGTLRENGFRYRQRYPRVHIRTVKTWARQILQGILYLHSHDPPVIHRDLKCDNIFVNGHLGQLKIGDLGLAAMLREAHCAHSVIGTPEFMAPEVYEEEYNELVDIYSFGMCVLEMLTSEYPYSECSNPAQIYKKVTSGKLPDAFHRIRDPQAKRFIGRCLETVSKRSSAKELLHDPFLSFEDRPTTSPSFKSPSHEVKNIVHGDYDPSHATDGPGATSPVAKRTDMTITGKMNPEDDTIFLKVQISDREGKMSNIYFPFDIVGDTSIDVANEMVKELDLTDREASEIAEMIAQEISRLVPGWREGAPEDCHHVYNYVEDDQDGSNHPFYCLSSPTSSQGSEFGGSSSQGIFCQQHNPRQVDWLGDSLFQDDDDKSSVHSSKYSAVNYTSGGELESDGSFHRKEPMPLVPSSSRCKWTRFCPEDSSAEDDNISHKLHEKCNILTEASHVGGGKRRVDSRRLMRNQSMMDVRSQLLHKALVEELNKRMFKTVGAVENIGFQVPYDGLRGVSRGDYRKKKYGPERQRC encoded by the exons ATGGTCGT CTACAGGGCATTTGATGAGCTAAATGGTACGGAGGTGGCATGGAACCAAGCTAAGCTCAGCGAGGTGATACGGTCACCTGAGGCACTGCAGCGCCTGTACTCGGAGGTCCACCTCCTCAGCTCCCTCTGCCATGAATCCATCATCAAATTCCATGCTTCGTGGATTGATGCAGCAAATAGGACTTTCAACTTCATCACCGAGATGTTCACATCTGGCACGCTCCGAGA AAATGGATTTAGGTACCGACAAAGATATCCACGAGTCCATATCAGGACTGTCAAAACCTGGGCCCGGCAGATACTTCAGGGGATCCTCTACTTGCACAGTCATGATCCGCCGGTGATACACAGAGACCTCAAGTGTGACAACATTTTTGTCAATGGCCACCTCGGGCAACTCAAGATTGGTGATCTCGGCCTGGCTGCCATGCTCCGGGAAGCCCACTGCGCGCACAGTGTCATAG GAACGCCCGAGTTCATGGCGCCGGAAGTCTACGAAGAAGAATACAACGAGCTTGTTGATATATACTCCTTCGGCATGTGCGTGCTGGAGATGCTGACCTCTGAATACCCCTATAGCGAGTGCTCCAATCCAGCTCAGATTTATAAGAAAGTTACCTCA GGGAAATTGCCTGATGCTTTCCATCGCATCCGAGACCCCCAAGCAAAGCGTTTCATCGGGAGGTGCCTAGAAACGGTCTCCAAGAGATCATCGGCTAAGGAGCTCCTTCACGATCCCTTTCTATCGTTTGAAGATCGTCCTACTACTTCGCCAAGCTTCAAGAGTCCATCTCATGAGGTTAAGAACATCGTCCATGGAGATTATGATCCCTCACATGCGACAGATGGCCCCGGAGCCACCAGTCCTGTAGCGAAGCGTACGGACATGACGATTACCGGCAAGATGAATCCTGAGGACGATACTATCTTCCTCAAAGTGCAGATTTCTGATCGAGAAG GTAAGATGAGCAACATATATTTTCCTTTCGACATCGTTGGCGACACATCAATAGATGTGGCCAATGAGATGGTAAAAGAGCTGGACTTAACAGATCGAGAAGCATCAGAGATAGCAGAGATGATAGCCCAGGAGATATCAAGGTTGGTGCCTGGTTGGAGGGAAGGTGCTCCCGAGGACTGTCACCATGTATACAACTATGTGGAAGATGACCAGGACGGAAGCAACCATCCTTTCTACTGCCTCTCCTCCCCTACGTCCTCCCAAGGGTCAGAATTTGGGGGAAGCTCTTCTCAGGGGATCTTCTGCCAGCAGCACAATCCTCGCCAAGTAGACTGGCTTGGAG ATAGCCTGTTCCAAGATGATGACGACAAGAGCTCTGTTCATTCGAGTAAATATTCTGCAGTGAACTACACCTCAGGTGGTGAGCTAGAAAGCGATGGCAGCTTCCACCGAAAGGAACCGATGCCGCTGGTACCCAGCAGTAGCCGCTGCAAATGGACAAGGTTTTGTCCCGAGGACAGCTCCGCCGAGGATGACAACATAAGCCATAAACTCCACGAGAAGTGCAACATTTTGACAGAGGCCTCGCACGTTGGTGGAGGCAAGAGGCGTGTCGACAGCCGGCGGTTAATGAGGAACCAGTCGATGATGGACGTGCGAAGCCAGCTGCTGCACAAAGCTCTGGTGGAGGAGCTAAACAAGCGCATGTTTAAGACGGTTGGTGCGGTCGAGAACATAGGGTTCCAAGTGCCATATGATGGCCTCCGAGGAGTCTCTCGAGGAGACTATCGGAAGAAAAAGTATGGGCCTGAGCGGCAAAGATGTTGA
- the LOC135672128 gene encoding 22.0 kDa heat shock protein-like has translation MAAIGADYSLQLSSVDERAMESEGEEPSLNGVAMYREGAASSESERSYGKFWRQFRLPNNVDLNFVSAKLEDGVLIVALPKLAPKKIRGPRVVSIAGGDDARDMEKLQWSSNEDKKVDL, from the exons ATGGCTGCGATCGGTGCAGATTATAGCTTGCAGCTGAGTTCAGTGGACGAAAGGGCGATGGAGTCTGAGGGAGAGGAGCCCTCG TTGAATGGAGTTGCAATGTATCGGGAAGGGGCAGCCAGCAGTGAATCAGAGCGCTCCTACGGTAAGTTCTGGCGCCAGTTTCGGCTACCGAACAATGTCGATCTCAACTTTGTGAGTGCCAAGCTAGAGGACGGTGTGTTGATAGTGGCGCTTCCGAAGCTAGCACCGAAAAAGATCAGGGGCCCCCGGGTGGTGAGCATTGCCGGCGGAGACGATGCAAGAGACATGGAGAAGCTTCAATGGAGCAGCAACGAAGACAAGAAGGTGGATCTCTAA
- the LOC135651910 gene encoding probable serine/threonine-protein kinase WNK5 isoform X2 has product MRPPVMPEKGRAERIAVGNGFVETDPTGRYGRFDQVLGRGAVKIVYRAFDELNGTEVAWNQAKLSEVIRSPEALQRLYSEVHLLSSLCHESIIKFHASWIDAANRTFNFITEMFTSGTLREYRQRYPRVHIRTVKTWARQILQGILYLHSHDPPVIHRDLKCDNIFVNGHLGQLKIGDLGLAAMLREAHCAHSVIGTPEFMAPEVYEEEYNELVDIYSFGMCVLEMLTSEYPYSECSNPAQIYKKVTSGKLPDAFHRIRDPQAKRFIGRCLETVSKRSSAKELLHDPFLSFEDRPTTSPSFKSPSHEVKNIVHGDYDPSHATDGPGATSPVAKRTDMTITGKMNPEDDTIFLKVQISDREGKMSNIYFPFDIVGDTSIDVANEMVKELDLTDREASEIAEMIAQEISRLVPGWREGAPEDCHHVYNYVEDDQDGSNHPFYCLSSPTSSQGSEFGGSSSQGIFCQQHNPRQVDWLGDSLFQDDDDKSSVHSSKYSAVNYTSGGELESDGSFHRKEPMPLVPSSSRCKWTRFCPEDSSAEDDNISHKLHEKCNILTEASHVGGGKRRVDSRRLMRNQSMMDVRSQLLHKALVEELNKRMFKTVGAVENIGFQVPYDGLRGVSRGDYRKKKYGPERQRC; this is encoded by the exons ATGAGGCCGCCGGTCATGCCTGAGAAAGGGCGTGCGGAGCGGATTGCCGTGGGGAACGGGTTCGTAGAGACCGATCCGACTGGTCGCTATGGTCGT TTTGATCAAGTGCTCGGAAGAGGTGCTGTGAAAATAGT CTACAGGGCATTTGATGAGCTAAATGGTACGGAGGTGGCATGGAACCAAGCTAAGCTCAGCGAGGTGATACGGTCACCTGAGGCACTGCAGCGCCTGTACTCGGAGGTCCACCTCCTCAGCTCCCTCTGCCATGAATCCATCATCAAATTCCATGCTTCGTGGATTGATGCAGCAAATAGGACTTTCAACTTCATCACCGAGATGTTCACATCTGGCACGCTCCGAGA GTACCGACAAAGATATCCACGAGTCCATATCAGGACTGTCAAAACCTGGGCCCGGCAGATACTTCAGGGGATCCTCTACTTGCACAGTCATGATCCGCCGGTGATACACAGAGACCTCAAGTGTGACAACATTTTTGTCAATGGCCACCTCGGGCAACTCAAGATTGGTGATCTCGGCCTGGCTGCCATGCTCCGGGAAGCCCACTGCGCGCACAGTGTCATAG GAACGCCCGAGTTCATGGCGCCGGAAGTCTACGAAGAAGAATACAACGAGCTTGTTGATATATACTCCTTCGGCATGTGCGTGCTGGAGATGCTGACCTCTGAATACCCCTATAGCGAGTGCTCCAATCCAGCTCAGATTTATAAGAAAGTTACCTCA GGGAAATTGCCTGATGCTTTCCATCGCATCCGAGACCCCCAAGCAAAGCGTTTCATCGGGAGGTGCCTAGAAACGGTCTCCAAGAGATCATCGGCTAAGGAGCTCCTTCACGATCCCTTTCTATCGTTTGAAGATCGTCCTACTACTTCGCCAAGCTTCAAGAGTCCATCTCATGAGGTTAAGAACATCGTCCATGGAGATTATGATCCCTCACATGCGACAGATGGCCCCGGAGCCACCAGTCCTGTAGCGAAGCGTACGGACATGACGATTACCGGCAAGATGAATCCTGAGGACGATACTATCTTCCTCAAAGTGCAGATTTCTGATCGAGAAG GTAAGATGAGCAACATATATTTTCCTTTCGACATCGTTGGCGACACATCAATAGATGTGGCCAATGAGATGGTAAAAGAGCTGGACTTAACAGATCGAGAAGCATCAGAGATAGCAGAGATGATAGCCCAGGAGATATCAAGGTTGGTGCCTGGTTGGAGGGAAGGTGCTCCCGAGGACTGTCACCATGTATACAACTATGTGGAAGATGACCAGGACGGAAGCAACCATCCTTTCTACTGCCTCTCCTCCCCTACGTCCTCCCAAGGGTCAGAATTTGGGGGAAGCTCTTCTCAGGGGATCTTCTGCCAGCAGCACAATCCTCGCCAAGTAGACTGGCTTGGAG ATAGCCTGTTCCAAGATGATGACGACAAGAGCTCTGTTCATTCGAGTAAATATTCTGCAGTGAACTACACCTCAGGTGGTGAGCTAGAAAGCGATGGCAGCTTCCACCGAAAGGAACCGATGCCGCTGGTACCCAGCAGTAGCCGCTGCAAATGGACAAGGTTTTGTCCCGAGGACAGCTCCGCCGAGGATGACAACATAAGCCATAAACTCCACGAGAAGTGCAACATTTTGACAGAGGCCTCGCACGTTGGTGGAGGCAAGAGGCGTGTCGACAGCCGGCGGTTAATGAGGAACCAGTCGATGATGGACGTGCGAAGCCAGCTGCTGCACAAAGCTCTGGTGGAGGAGCTAAACAAGCGCATGTTTAAGACGGTTGGTGCGGTCGAGAACATAGGGTTCCAAGTGCCATATGATGGCCTCCGAGGAGTCTCTCGAGGAGACTATCGGAAGAAAAAGTATGGGCCTGAGCGGCAAAGATGTTGA
- the LOC135651910 gene encoding probable serine/threonine-protein kinase WNK5 isoform X1 translates to MRPPVMPEKGRAERIAVGNGFVETDPTGRYGRFDQVLGRGAVKIVYRAFDELNGTEVAWNQAKLSEVIRSPEALQRLYSEVHLLSSLCHESIIKFHASWIDAANRTFNFITEMFTSGTLRENGFRYRQRYPRVHIRTVKTWARQILQGILYLHSHDPPVIHRDLKCDNIFVNGHLGQLKIGDLGLAAMLREAHCAHSVIGTPEFMAPEVYEEEYNELVDIYSFGMCVLEMLTSEYPYSECSNPAQIYKKVTSGKLPDAFHRIRDPQAKRFIGRCLETVSKRSSAKELLHDPFLSFEDRPTTSPSFKSPSHEVKNIVHGDYDPSHATDGPGATSPVAKRTDMTITGKMNPEDDTIFLKVQISDREGKMSNIYFPFDIVGDTSIDVANEMVKELDLTDREASEIAEMIAQEISRLVPGWREGAPEDCHHVYNYVEDDQDGSNHPFYCLSSPTSSQGSEFGGSSSQGIFCQQHNPRQVDWLGDSLFQDDDDKSSVHSSKYSAVNYTSGGELESDGSFHRKEPMPLVPSSSRCKWTRFCPEDSSAEDDNISHKLHEKCNILTEASHVGGGKRRVDSRRLMRNQSMMDVRSQLLHKALVEELNKRMFKTVGAVENIGFQVPYDGLRGVSRGDYRKKKYGPERQRC, encoded by the exons ATGAGGCCGCCGGTCATGCCTGAGAAAGGGCGTGCGGAGCGGATTGCCGTGGGGAACGGGTTCGTAGAGACCGATCCGACTGGTCGCTATGGTCGT TTTGATCAAGTGCTCGGAAGAGGTGCTGTGAAAATAGT CTACAGGGCATTTGATGAGCTAAATGGTACGGAGGTGGCATGGAACCAAGCTAAGCTCAGCGAGGTGATACGGTCACCTGAGGCACTGCAGCGCCTGTACTCGGAGGTCCACCTCCTCAGCTCCCTCTGCCATGAATCCATCATCAAATTCCATGCTTCGTGGATTGATGCAGCAAATAGGACTTTCAACTTCATCACCGAGATGTTCACATCTGGCACGCTCCGAGA AAATGGATTTAGGTACCGACAAAGATATCCACGAGTCCATATCAGGACTGTCAAAACCTGGGCCCGGCAGATACTTCAGGGGATCCTCTACTTGCACAGTCATGATCCGCCGGTGATACACAGAGACCTCAAGTGTGACAACATTTTTGTCAATGGCCACCTCGGGCAACTCAAGATTGGTGATCTCGGCCTGGCTGCCATGCTCCGGGAAGCCCACTGCGCGCACAGTGTCATAG GAACGCCCGAGTTCATGGCGCCGGAAGTCTACGAAGAAGAATACAACGAGCTTGTTGATATATACTCCTTCGGCATGTGCGTGCTGGAGATGCTGACCTCTGAATACCCCTATAGCGAGTGCTCCAATCCAGCTCAGATTTATAAGAAAGTTACCTCA GGGAAATTGCCTGATGCTTTCCATCGCATCCGAGACCCCCAAGCAAAGCGTTTCATCGGGAGGTGCCTAGAAACGGTCTCCAAGAGATCATCGGCTAAGGAGCTCCTTCACGATCCCTTTCTATCGTTTGAAGATCGTCCTACTACTTCGCCAAGCTTCAAGAGTCCATCTCATGAGGTTAAGAACATCGTCCATGGAGATTATGATCCCTCACATGCGACAGATGGCCCCGGAGCCACCAGTCCTGTAGCGAAGCGTACGGACATGACGATTACCGGCAAGATGAATCCTGAGGACGATACTATCTTCCTCAAAGTGCAGATTTCTGATCGAGAAG GTAAGATGAGCAACATATATTTTCCTTTCGACATCGTTGGCGACACATCAATAGATGTGGCCAATGAGATGGTAAAAGAGCTGGACTTAACAGATCGAGAAGCATCAGAGATAGCAGAGATGATAGCCCAGGAGATATCAAGGTTGGTGCCTGGTTGGAGGGAAGGTGCTCCCGAGGACTGTCACCATGTATACAACTATGTGGAAGATGACCAGGACGGAAGCAACCATCCTTTCTACTGCCTCTCCTCCCCTACGTCCTCCCAAGGGTCAGAATTTGGGGGAAGCTCTTCTCAGGGGATCTTCTGCCAGCAGCACAATCCTCGCCAAGTAGACTGGCTTGGAG ATAGCCTGTTCCAAGATGATGACGACAAGAGCTCTGTTCATTCGAGTAAATATTCTGCAGTGAACTACACCTCAGGTGGTGAGCTAGAAAGCGATGGCAGCTTCCACCGAAAGGAACCGATGCCGCTGGTACCCAGCAGTAGCCGCTGCAAATGGACAAGGTTTTGTCCCGAGGACAGCTCCGCCGAGGATGACAACATAAGCCATAAACTCCACGAGAAGTGCAACATTTTGACAGAGGCCTCGCACGTTGGTGGAGGCAAGAGGCGTGTCGACAGCCGGCGGTTAATGAGGAACCAGTCGATGATGGACGTGCGAAGCCAGCTGCTGCACAAAGCTCTGGTGGAGGAGCTAAACAAGCGCATGTTTAAGACGGTTGGTGCGGTCGAGAACATAGGGTTCCAAGTGCCATATGATGGCCTCCGAGGAGTCTCTCGAGGAGACTATCGGAAGAAAAAGTATGGGCCTGAGCGGCAAAGATGTTGA
- the LOC135651922 gene encoding uncharacterized protein LOC135651922: MATTTTNPMGARSHRFRAPPPTPIATGKGLRSAAVDDQVLSEYLDGSLRVPDLTLPGSYYPSRSPLKVPPEVDLTSLVSGDESVIRRVLAAASEVGAVRVACEETSLVEEARAAIEAGAPLFATSEADKNKGELGQRWFGRRDGVGEEFYWYRLRSPETERLLQRMWPNSYRILRDTMENVAARMETVGECIAKILSEHVASQTPSKRIGKVQSVLCLRKYESHHSRNNMRELSDPKSLHSHALSLHISGYDEDFCIRRSEGSAIFGMPAGDILVTFGKPLQEWCNGELNSASGEILFQPTGDSSPSFSIEYMCSPLVLSHEPACGAKTISLVDQLLAMLVLALLYKIWSWIFS, from the exons ATGGCAACGACCACGACGAACCCGATGGGGGCGCGGAGCCATAGATTCCGCGCACCGCCTCCGACCCCGATCGCCACCGGGAAGGGCCTGCGATCTGCCGCTGTCGACGATCAAGTCCTTTCTGAATACCTTGATGGCTCGCTCCGCGTCCCCGACCTCACACTCCCGGGATCCTACTATCCGTCACGGTCGCCGCTCAAGGTCCCGCCGGAGGTTGACCTCACATCGCTCGTATCCGGCGATGAGTCGGTTATACGGAGGGTGCTCGCGGCTGCGTCTGAAGTGGGAGCGGTTCGCGTGGCCTGCGAGGAGACGTCGCTGGTCGAGGAAGCCAGGGCGGCTATTGAGGCTGGTGCCCCATTGTTCGCGACGTCGGAGGCGGATAAAAATAAGGGGGAGCTGGGGCAGCGGTGGTTCGGGCGGAGGGATGGTGTCGGCGAGGAGTTCTATTGGTATCGGTTGCGGAGCCCGGAGACGGAGCGGCTCCTCCAGCGGATGTGGCCCAATTCCTATCGGATCCTCAG GGATACAATGGAGAATGTTGCTGCTAGGATGGAAACCGTTGGGGAGTGCATTGCCAAGATTCTTTCTGAACATGTAGCGAGTCAAACACCCTCCAAGAGAATTGGCAAGGTTCAGTCAGTCCTCTGTCTGAGAAAGTATGAATCTCATCATAGCAGAAACAACATGAGGGAGTTGAGCGACCCAAAATCGCTTCACTCTCATGCTTTGAGTCTCCACATTTCTGGATACGATGAAGACTTTTGCATCCGTCGGTCAGAGGGCTCTGCTATTTTTGGGATGCCGGCCGGCGACATACTAGTTACTTTCGGTAAACCACTTCAG GAATGGTGCAATGGAGAACTAAATAGTGCCTCAGGGGAGATACTATTTCAGCCGACAGGTGATTCGAGTCCTTCATTCTCCATCGAATACATGTGCTCTCCTCTGGTTTTGTCTCATGAACCTGCTTGTGGAGCAAAGACGATCTCCTTAGTGGATCAACTGTTAGCAATGCTTGTTCTTGCCTTGTTATACAAAATCTGGTCTTGGATTTTCTCCTAG